A genomic window from Sparus aurata chromosome 4, fSpaAur1.1, whole genome shotgun sequence includes:
- the pamr1a gene encoding inactive serine protease PAMR1 gives MLTFPTLPDPKLSCLLLNLCFCVTAWPREDNCPSSKWNAMCRPCCEYHLIQCRCPSKGSRVGYTVPCCRNALDQCDPCIIHPGCSLFENCKTCHNGTWKANDDFFVNGKFCTECRQGWSGGDCRTCGGVIQRAQGHIALESYPTNAHCEWTVQVERGSSMELRFSLLSLEADHSCRYDYVELRDGDSLNSPVIGRFCGNQLPQPIKSSGNVLHILFTSDGYNNFDGFVLTFQESSVPANKNPVCAPPDKLVNGYLQLVYGPKEELVSVNYRCHLPFTLNGSQQRTCLPNGTWSGRVPTCVKGQTSRVRCSPPTKLLNGYHRPAPDTAGGAETIEFFCKKSYILSGNHQITCLSNGSWSSRPPTCVRACREPKVSELVRQSVVKPHLISRQSPDQRLSSRYNMHDLLSAGFIPLTLDKQSKKDDPLLVELPRGFHPVYTSIEYKCASPLYHHTGSSRRTCLKTGRWSGRHVSCSPVCGKFDTFSLHNLTDSQWPWHAAIFIRSPPDRSASTHRPRGMSVSIQQGASEESTFWYLACSGALLTQRSVLVAAQCVVDKDTQQTLHPAQVKVVIGGQYQTSKDRLKSLHHLRVSDVSVHPNFRSTPDSDVAVLKLTDKAKISERVLPVCLPKVQGGEVTAQEAYTARWILPNDYRRLSHYTPSSQTKLVELGDVSQCEREFAQGGARTTMISDNTLCVIRKPTSLQSSCPSFVPGITAVPAVFSSTSGVLPGHEEAPEASITGWQLLGLERFSSEENNCHQQTHTVQTRIGNFRDWIEKNMK, from the exons ATGCTCACTTTCCCCACTCTTCCGGACCCCAAACTCAGCTGCCTCCTCCTaaatctctgtttctgtgttacAGCTTGGCCACGTG AGGACAACTGCCCGAGCTCTAAGTGGAACGCCATGTGTCGTCCATGTTGTGAGTACCACCTGATCCAGTGTCGGTGTCCCTCGAAAGGGTCGAGGGTAGGCTACACTGTTCCCTGCTGCCGCAATGCTCTGGATCAGTGTGACCCCTGTATCATTCATCCAG GCTGCAGTCTGTTTGAGAACTGTAAAACCTGCCACAACGGAACATGGAAAGCCAATGACGACTTCTTTGTCAATGGAAAGTTTTGTACGGAGTGTCGTCAAGGCTGGAGTGGTGGGGACTGTAGAA CGTGTGGAGGCGTCATTCAGCGGGCTCAGGGTCACATAGCCCTGGAGAGTTACCCAACAAATGCCCACTGTGAATGGACGGTGCAAGTGGAGAGGGGCAGCAGCATGGAGCTGAG GTTCTCACTGCTCAGCCTGGAGGCAGACCACAGCTGTCGTTATGACTATGTGGAGTTGCGAGACGGCGACAGTCTGAACTCCCCTGTGATCGGACGGTTTTGCGGGAATCAGCTGCCTCAGCCAATAAAAAGCTCTGGGAACGTCCTGCACATCCTGTTCACCTCAGATGGCTACAACAACTTTGACGGCTTCGTCCTTACTTTTCAGGAGAGTTCAG TTCCAGCCAACAAGAATCCAGTGTGTGCACCGCCAGACAAACTGGTTAATGGATATTTGCAGCTTGTGTATGGCCCAAAAGAGGAGCTTGTATCTGTAAACTACCGGTGCCATCTACCTTTCACACTGAACGGCTCTCAGCAGAGGACCTGTCTGCCAAATGGCACGTGGAGTGGCAGAGTTCCCACATGTGTTAAAG GCCAAACAAGCAGAGTCCGGTGTTCCCCTCCAACCAAATTGCTCAATGGTTACCACAGACCAGCTCCTGACACAGCTGGAGGTGCAGAGACAATTGAGTTTTTCTGCAAAAAGTCCTACATTCTGAGTGGAAACCACCAGATTACCTGCCTCTCTAATGGATCCTGGAGCAGCAGACCGCCAACGTGTGTGAGAG CATGCAGAGAGCCCAAAGTGTCTGAACTTGTCCGACAGAGTGTTGTGAAGCCGCATTTGATATCCAG ACAGAGTCCAGACCAAAGGCTCTCCTCCAGGTACAACATGCACGATCTGTTGTCAGCTGGTTTTATTCCGCTCACGTTGGATAAACAGTCAAAAAAAGACGACCCTCTCCTCGTGGAGCTTCCTCGTGGCTTTCACCCAGTCTACACGAGCATTGAGTACAAGTGTGCCTCACCGCTCTACCACCACACGGGAAGCTCCCGGCGCACCTGTCTGAAGACTGGCAGGTGGAGCGGACGTCATGTTTCCTGCTCACCAg TTTGTGGCAAATTCGACACTTTCAGTCTGCACAACCTCACAGACAGTCAGTGGCCGTGGCACGCAGCCATCTTTATCCGCTCACCTCCTGATCGCAGTGCCAGCACCCACAGGCCACGTGGAATGAGCGTGTCTATCCAGCAGGGGGCCTCAGAGGAGTCCACATTCTGGTACCTGGCCTGCAGCGGGGCTCTGCTCACACAGCGTAGCGTCCTGGTGGCAGCTCAGTGTGTCGTAGACAAGGACACGCAGCAGACCCTTCACCCAGCACAAGTGAAGGTTGTCATAGGCGGGCAGTATCAGACATCCAAGGATCGGCTGAAAAGCCTGCACCACCTCAGG GTTTCAGACGTTTCAGTCCATCCAAATTTTCGCTCTACGCCGGACTCAGATGTGGCTGTGCTCAAGCTAACGGACAAGGCCAAGATTAGTGAGCGTGTGTTGCCAGTGTGTCTACCCAAAGTGCAGGGAGGAGAAGTGACAGCACAGGAGGCTTACACTGCAAGGTGGATCTTACCAAACGATTACAGGCGCCTGAGTCATTACACTCCCTCGAGCCAGACGAAACTTGTTGAGCTGGGTGATGTTTCGCAATGTGAAAGAGAATTTGCTCAAGGAGGAGCACGTACCACAATGATCAGTGACAATACACTGTGTGTCATTAGGAAGCCGACCAGTCTTCAAAGCTCTTGCCCCAGTTTTGTTCCAGGCATCACAGCTGTGCCAGCTGTGTTTTCATCCACAAGTGGTGTCTTGCCGGGTCACGAGGAGGCTCCGGAAGCCTCCATCACAGGCTGGCAGCTTCTCGGTTTAGAGAGATTCAGCTCCGAGGAAAATAACTGCCACCAGCAGACTCACACAGTTCAGACACGAATCGGCAACTTTCGAGACTGGATagagaaaaacatgaagtaG